TCAATGCTGTTTAAATTGCGTACGACCGGATTTTTTGAGCGAGGCGTAACCAGTAAATAATAATACCACGGAAGAAGCTGAACCTGAGCCTGCCCGCCAATTTCTCCGGTTCGCACGGGAATGGGTACCGCATTTAAATCCAACAACAGGTCTTTGTTAAGCCGTACGCCGTAAGTAAATAACATTTCCTGCAATCCAAGGTTCAGGTCGATAGAAACCGTTGTTTCCGCCATTTTGATGCTGTCCATGCTGGCTAAAACCGGGTCGATCAGCCAAAGTACTTTCCCGCCGTACATGATGTATTGGTCGATCATTAGTTTTTCTTTTTCGGAGAAAGGCTTTTGCGGTTTGGCTATGATCAAAGCCCGGTAACGGGGGAGAATACTGCCTTTTCGTTTTTGCAACAAAGCATTGGGAATTGTGTCAATGCGGACAAACTTCAGGTCATAATTTTCATGAAGTGTGTTCATGATGTCGGTTACTCTTTTTCCACGGGGTTCACCCTGTCCGATGAGATAAGCTACGGCTGGTTTTTTTATTTGTTCCAGTTGGTGAATGGCGTTGACAAAAACAAATTCCAGATTTTCGATGGAGTGGTTGAGTACCTGGTCCGGAGGAATATTTCGTTCATTACTCAGTAAGGACACCGCAATTTCCCGGTCGTGATATTGAAGAAGGGCTCCGGGGAAAATGGTTTGTTGTTCCATTCCGTTTTTGGTTTTTACCTGTAAGTTGGTGGGAATAAGTCCTTTGTCCATGAGTTGACGGTAAAAAGCCACTCTTTTTTTAGGATCGGAAGATTTCGACGGATTGACAAAACGGAAACGCACCTGGCGCTGATAAGCCTGTAGTTCTTCCAGCATTTCGCGTGTTTCCA
The sequence above is drawn from the Candidatus Sulfidibacterium hydrothermale genome and encodes:
- the gldG gene encoding gliding motility-associated ABC transporter substrate-binding protein GldG, with protein sequence MKKKVQLPGKKIERRYRRRFLWVIILIIAANWLGSFYFTRIDLTTDKRFTLADVSKQILKKLDDPLTITVYLKGKFPPGFQRLAVETREMLEELQAYQRQVRFRFVNPSKSSDPKKRVAFYRQLMDKGLIPTNLQVKTKNGMEQQTIFPGALLQYHDREIAVSLLSNERNIPPDQVLNHSIENLEFVFVNAIHQLEQIKKPAVAYLIGQGEPRGKRVTDIMNTLHENYDLKFVRIDTIPNALLQKRKGSILPRYRALIIAKPQKPFSEKEKLMIDQYIMYGGKVLWLIDPVLASMDSIKMAETTVSIDLNLGLQEMLFTYGVRLNKDLLLDLNAVPIPVRTGEIGGQAQVQLLPWYYYLLVTPRSKNPVVRNLNSIEMDFASSIDTLSVKGIKKTVLLKTSPYCGVEKVPGIISLAILRAKPSPQFFRGPARFVAVLLSGKFPSDFQNRLVSGLKSKLFPFKKQSVPTQMIVVSDGDVLLSQLKIPDGYSLPLGYNQFTRQTYGNKDFILNALNELTDGPGLIALRTREFKLRLLDKTKVNNQALQWQLINVAGPLLMILLFAFAFTVWRKRKYGRKKAGQ